In Phocoena sinus isolate mPhoSin1 chromosome 10, mPhoSin1.pri, whole genome shotgun sequence, a single genomic region encodes these proteins:
- the SMARCC2 gene encoding SWI/SNF complex subunit SMARCC2 isoform X9 yields the protein MAVRKKDGGPNVKYYEAADTVTQFDNVRLWLGKNYKKYIQAEPPTNKSLSSLVVQLLQFQEEVFGKHVSNAPLTKLPIKCFLDFKAGGSLCHILAAAYKFKSDQGWRRYDFQNPSRMDRNVEMFMTIEKSLVQNNCLSRPNIFLCPEIEPKLLGKLKDIIKRHQGTVTEDKNNASHVVYPVPGNLEEEEWVRPVMKRDKQVLLHWGYYPDSYDTWIPASEIEASVEDAPTPEKPRKVHAKWILDTDTFNEWMNEEDYEVNDDKNPVSRRKKISAKTLTDEVNSPDSDRRDKKGGNYKKRKRSPSPSPTPEAKKKNAKKGPSTPYTKSKRGHREEEQEDLTKDMDEPSPVPNVEEVTLPKTVNTKKDSESAPVKGGTMTDLDEQEDESMETTGKDEDENSTGNKGEQTKNPDLHEDNVTEQTHHIIIPSYAAWFDYNSVHAIERRALPEFFNGKNKSKTPEIYLAYRNFMIDTYRLNPQEYLTSTACRRNLAGDVCAIMRVHAFLEQWGLINYQVDAESRPTPMGPPPTSHFHVLADTPSGLVPLQPKTPQTSASQQMLNFPDKGKEKPTDMQNFGLRTDMYTKKNVPSKSKAAASATREWTEQETLLLLEALEMYKDDWNKVSEHVGSRTQDECILHFLRLPIEDPYLEDSEASLGPLAYQPIPFSQSGNPVMSTVAFLASVVDPRVASAAAKSALEEFSKMKEEVPTALVEAHVRKVEEAAKVTGKADPAFGLESSGIAGTTSDEPERIEESGTDEARAEGQATEEKKEPKEPREGVGAIEEEAKEKTSEAPKKDDEKGKDGDSEKESEKSDGDPIVDPEKEKEPKEGQEEVLKEVVESEGERKTKVERDIGEGNLSTAAAAALAAAAVKAKHLAAVEERKIKSLVALLVETQMKKLEIKLRHFEELETIMDREREALEYQRQQLLADRQAFHMEQLKYAEMRARQQHFQQMHQQQQPPPQALPPGSQPVPPAGAAGPPAVHGLALAPASMAPASAGSGAPPGSLGPSEQIGQAGSTAVPQQQQAAGAPQPGAVPPGVPPPGPHGPSPFPNQQTPPSMMPGAVPGSGHPGVADPGTPLPPDPTAPSPGTVTPVPPTQ from the exons ATGGCGGTGCGGAAGAAGGACGGCGGCCCCAACGTGAAGTACTACGAGGCCGCGGACACCGTGACCCAGTTCGACAACGTGCGGCTCTGGCTCGGCAAGAACTACAAAAAG TATATACAAGCTGAACCACCTACCAACAAGTCCCTGTCTAGCCTGGTTGTACAGTTGCTACAATTTCAGGAAGAAGTTTTTGGCAAACATGTCAGCAATGCACCGCTCACTAAACTGCCG ATCAAATGTTTCCTAGATTTCAAAGCAGGAGGCTCCCTGTGCCACATACTTGCAGCTGCCTACAAATTCAAGAGTGACCAGGGATG GCGGCGTTACGATTTCCAGAATCCATCACGCATGGACCGCAACGTGGAAATGTTCATGACCATTGAGAAATCCTTGGTGCAG AATAATTGCCTGTCTCGACCTAACATTTTTCTGTGCCCAGAAATTGAACCCAAACTGCTAGGGAAATTAAAAGACATTATCAAGAGACATCAG GGAACGGTCACTGAGGATAAGAACAATGCCTCCCATGTTGTGTATCCTGTCCCAGGGAACCTGGAGGAAG AGGAATGGGTACGGCCAGTCATGAAGAGGGATAAGCAGGTTCTTCTGCACTGGGGCTACTATCCTGACAG TTACGACACGTGGATCCCAGCCAGTGAAATTGAAGCATCTGTGGAAGATGCTCCGACTCCTGAGAAACCTAGGAAG GTTCATGCAAAGTGGATCCTGGACACAGACACCttcaatgaatggatgaatgaggaAGACTATGAAGTAAATGATGACAAAAACCCTGTCTCCCGCCGAAAGAAGATTTCAGCCAAGACACTGACGGATGAG GTGAACAGCCCAGATTCGGATCGACGGGACAAGAAGGGGGGGAACTATAAGAAGAGGAAGCGCTCCCCATCCCCTTCACCGACCCCAGAAGCTAAGAAGAAGAATGCTAAGAAAGG tCCCTCAACACCTTACACCAAGTCAAAGCGTGGCCACAGAGAAGAGGAGCAAGAAGACCTGACAAAGGACATGGATGAGCCCTCACCGGTCCCCAATGTGGAAGAGGTGACATTGCCCAAGACAG TCAATACTAAGAAGGACTCGGAGTCAGCCCCAGTCAAAGGAGGCACCATGACTGACCTGG ATGAACAAGAGGATGAAAGCATGGAGACCACGGGCAAG GATGAGGATGAGAACAGCACGGGGAACAAGGGGGAGCAGACCAAGAATCCGGACCTGCATGAGGACAACGTGACCGAGCAGACGCATCACATCATCATCCCAAGCTATGCTGCGTGGTTTGACTATAACAG TGTTCATGCCATAGAGCGGAGGGCTCTCCCTGAGTTCTTCAACGGCAAGAACAAGTCCAAGACTCCAGAAAT CTACCTGGCCTATCGAAACTTCATGATCGACACTTACCGGCTGAACCCCCAAGAGTATCTCACGTCCACTGCCTGCCGCAGGAACCTGGCGGGTGATGTCTGTGCCATCATGAG AGTCCATGCCTTCCTAGAACAGTGGGGTCTTATTAACTACCAGGTGGATGCTGAGAGTCGACCAACACCAATGGGGCCTCCGCCCACCTCGCACTTCCACGTCTTGGCTGACACACCGTCTGGGCTGGTGCCTCTGCAGCCCAAGACCCCGCAG ACCTCTGCTTCCCAGCAAATGCTCAACTTCCCTGATAAAGGCAAGGAGAAACCGACAGACATGCAGAACTTTGGGCTGCGCACGGACATGTACACAAAGAAGAACGTCCCCTCCAAG AGCAAAGCTGCGGCCAGTGCCACTCGAGAGTGGACAGAACAGGAGACCCTGCTACTCCTGGAG GCACTGGAAATGTACAAAGATGACTGGAACAAAGTATCAGAGCACGTGGGAAGCCGCACACAGGACGAATGCATCTTGCATTTTCTTCGGCTTCCCATTGAAGACCCGTACCTGGAGGACTCAGAGGCCTCCCTGGGCCCCCTGGCCTACCAACCCATCCCCTTCAGCCAGTCCGGCAACCCTGTGATGAGCACCGTTGCCTTCCTGGCCTCTGTCGTCGACCCTCGAGTGGCCTCCGCTGCTGCGAAGTCAGCCCTAG AAGAGTTCTCCAAAATGAAGGAAGAGGTACCCACAGCTTTGGTGGAGGCCCACGTTCGGAAAGTGGAAGAAGCAGCCAAAGTGACAGGCAAAGCAGACCCAGCCTTTGGTCTGGAAAGCAGTGGCATTGCAGGAACCACCTCTGATGAGCCTGAGCGGATTG AGGAGAGCGGGACTGACGAGGCGCGGGCGGAGGGCCAGGCCACAGAGGAGAAGAAGGAGCCCAAG GAACCACGAGAAGGAGTTGGGGCTATAGAGGAAGAAGCAAAGGAGAAGACCAGCGAGGCGCCCAAGAAGGATGACGAGAAAGGGAAAGACGGCGACAGCGAGAAGGAGTCAGAGAAGAGTGACGGGGACCCGATAG TTGATCCTGAGAAGGAGAAGGAGCCCaaggaagggcaggaggaagtGCTGAAGGAAGTGGTGGAGTCGGAGGGGGAAAGGAAGACGAAGGTGGAGCGTGACATCGGCGAGGGCAACCTCTCCACCGCTGCGGCCGCTGCCCTGGCTGCCGCTGCCGTGAAGGCCAAG CACTTGGCTGCCGTTGAGGAGAGGAAGATCAAATCTCTGGTGGCCCTGCTGGTGGAGACCCAGATGAAAAAGTTGGAAATCAAACTCCGGCACTTTGAAGAGCTAGAGACGATCATGGACCGGGAGCGAGAAGCA CTGGAGTATCAGAGGCAGCAGCTCCTGGCCGACAGACAAGCCTTCCACATGGAGCAGCTGAAGTACGCGGAGATGAGGGCCCGGCAGCAGCACTTCCAGCAAATGCACCAACAGCAGCAGCCGCCCCCGCAAGCCCTGCCCCCGGGCTCCCAGCCTGTCCCACCTGCGGGCGCTGCTGGGCCACCCGCTGTCCACGGCCTGGCTCTGGCTCCAGCCTCCATGGCCCCTGCCTCTGCGGGCAGTGGGGCCCCTCCCGGAAGCTTGGGCCCCTCTGAACAGATTGGGCAGGCAGGGTCAACTGCAGTGCCACAGCAGCAGCAAGCAGCTGGAGCCCCCCAGCCTGGGGCAGTCCCACCAGGGGTACCCCCCCCTGGACCCCACG GCCCCTCACCGTTCCCCAACCAACAAACTCCTCCCTCAATGATGCCAGGGGCAGTGCCAGGCAGCGGGCACCCAGGCGTGGCGG aCCCAGGCACCCCCCTGCCTCCAGACCCCACGGCCCCGAGTCCAGGCACAGTCACTCCTGTGCCGCCCACACAGTGA
- the SMARCC2 gene encoding SWI/SNF complex subunit SMARCC2 isoform X10, protein MAVRKKDGGPNVKYYEAADTVTQFDNVRLWLGKNYKKIKCFLDFKAGGSLCHILAAAYKFKSDQGWRRYDFQNPSRMDRNVEMFMTIEKSLVQNNCLSRPNIFLCPEIEPKLLGKLKDIIKRHQGTVTEDKNNASHVVYPVPGNLEEEEWVRPVMKRDKQVLLHWGYYPDSYDTWIPASEIEASVEDAPTPEKPRKVHAKWILDTDTFNEWMNEEDYEVNDDKNPVSRRKKISAKTLTDEVNSPDSDRRDKKGGNYKKRKRSPSPSPTPEAKKKNAKKGPSTPYTKSKRGHREEEQEDLTKDMDEPSPVPNVEEVTLPKTVNTKKDSESAPVKGGTMTDLDEQEDESMETTGKDEDENSTGNKGEQTKNPDLHEDNVTEQTHHIIIPSYAAWFDYNSVHAIERRALPEFFNGKNKSKTPEIYLAYRNFMIDTYRLNPQEYLTSTACRRNLAGDVCAIMRVHAFLEQWGLINYQVDAESRPTPMGPPPTSHFHVLADTPSGLVPLQPKTPQTSASQQMLNFPDKGKEKPTDMQNFGLRTDMYTKKNVPSKSKAAASATREWTEQETLLLLEALEMYKDDWNKVSEHVGSRTQDECILHFLRLPIEDPYLEDSEASLGPLAYQPIPFSQSGNPVMSTVAFLASVVDPRVASAAAKSALEEFSKMKEEVPTALVEAHVRKVEEAAKVTGKADPAFGLESSGIAGTTSDEPERIEESGTDEARAEGQATEEKKEPKEPREGVGAIEEEAKEKTSEAPKKDDEKGKDGDSEKESEKSDGDPIVDPEKEKEPKEGQEEVLKEVVESEGERKTKVERDIGEGNLSTAAAAALAAAAVKAKHLAAVEERKIKSLVALLVETQMKKLEIKLRHFEELETIMDREREALEYQRQQLLADRQAFHMEQLKYAEMRARQQHFQQMHQQQQPPPQALPPGSQPVPPAGAAGPPAVHGLALAPASMAPASAGSGAPPGSLGPSEQIGQAGSTAVPQQQQAAGAPQPGAVPPGVPPPGPHGPSPFPNQQTPPSMMPGAVPGSGHPGVADPGTPLPPDPTAPSPGTVTPVPPTQ, encoded by the exons ATGGCGGTGCGGAAGAAGGACGGCGGCCCCAACGTGAAGTACTACGAGGCCGCGGACACCGTGACCCAGTTCGACAACGTGCGGCTCTGGCTCGGCAAGAACTACAAAAAG ATCAAATGTTTCCTAGATTTCAAAGCAGGAGGCTCCCTGTGCCACATACTTGCAGCTGCCTACAAATTCAAGAGTGACCAGGGATG GCGGCGTTACGATTTCCAGAATCCATCACGCATGGACCGCAACGTGGAAATGTTCATGACCATTGAGAAATCCTTGGTGCAG AATAATTGCCTGTCTCGACCTAACATTTTTCTGTGCCCAGAAATTGAACCCAAACTGCTAGGGAAATTAAAAGACATTATCAAGAGACATCAG GGAACGGTCACTGAGGATAAGAACAATGCCTCCCATGTTGTGTATCCTGTCCCAGGGAACCTGGAGGAAG AGGAATGGGTACGGCCAGTCATGAAGAGGGATAAGCAGGTTCTTCTGCACTGGGGCTACTATCCTGACAG TTACGACACGTGGATCCCAGCCAGTGAAATTGAAGCATCTGTGGAAGATGCTCCGACTCCTGAGAAACCTAGGAAG GTTCATGCAAAGTGGATCCTGGACACAGACACCttcaatgaatggatgaatgaggaAGACTATGAAGTAAATGATGACAAAAACCCTGTCTCCCGCCGAAAGAAGATTTCAGCCAAGACACTGACGGATGAG GTGAACAGCCCAGATTCGGATCGACGGGACAAGAAGGGGGGGAACTATAAGAAGAGGAAGCGCTCCCCATCCCCTTCACCGACCCCAGAAGCTAAGAAGAAGAATGCTAAGAAAGG tCCCTCAACACCTTACACCAAGTCAAAGCGTGGCCACAGAGAAGAGGAGCAAGAAGACCTGACAAAGGACATGGATGAGCCCTCACCGGTCCCCAATGTGGAAGAGGTGACATTGCCCAAGACAG TCAATACTAAGAAGGACTCGGAGTCAGCCCCAGTCAAAGGAGGCACCATGACTGACCTGG ATGAACAAGAGGATGAAAGCATGGAGACCACGGGCAAG GATGAGGATGAGAACAGCACGGGGAACAAGGGGGAGCAGACCAAGAATCCGGACCTGCATGAGGACAACGTGACCGAGCAGACGCATCACATCATCATCCCAAGCTATGCTGCGTGGTTTGACTATAACAG TGTTCATGCCATAGAGCGGAGGGCTCTCCCTGAGTTCTTCAACGGCAAGAACAAGTCCAAGACTCCAGAAAT CTACCTGGCCTATCGAAACTTCATGATCGACACTTACCGGCTGAACCCCCAAGAGTATCTCACGTCCACTGCCTGCCGCAGGAACCTGGCGGGTGATGTCTGTGCCATCATGAG AGTCCATGCCTTCCTAGAACAGTGGGGTCTTATTAACTACCAGGTGGATGCTGAGAGTCGACCAACACCAATGGGGCCTCCGCCCACCTCGCACTTCCACGTCTTGGCTGACACACCGTCTGGGCTGGTGCCTCTGCAGCCCAAGACCCCGCAG ACCTCTGCTTCCCAGCAAATGCTCAACTTCCCTGATAAAGGCAAGGAGAAACCGACAGACATGCAGAACTTTGGGCTGCGCACGGACATGTACACAAAGAAGAACGTCCCCTCCAAG AGCAAAGCTGCGGCCAGTGCCACTCGAGAGTGGACAGAACAGGAGACCCTGCTACTCCTGGAG GCACTGGAAATGTACAAAGATGACTGGAACAAAGTATCAGAGCACGTGGGAAGCCGCACACAGGACGAATGCATCTTGCATTTTCTTCGGCTTCCCATTGAAGACCCGTACCTGGAGGACTCAGAGGCCTCCCTGGGCCCCCTGGCCTACCAACCCATCCCCTTCAGCCAGTCCGGCAACCCTGTGATGAGCACCGTTGCCTTCCTGGCCTCTGTCGTCGACCCTCGAGTGGCCTCCGCTGCTGCGAAGTCAGCCCTAG AAGAGTTCTCCAAAATGAAGGAAGAGGTACCCACAGCTTTGGTGGAGGCCCACGTTCGGAAAGTGGAAGAAGCAGCCAAAGTGACAGGCAAAGCAGACCCAGCCTTTGGTCTGGAAAGCAGTGGCATTGCAGGAACCACCTCTGATGAGCCTGAGCGGATTG AGGAGAGCGGGACTGACGAGGCGCGGGCGGAGGGCCAGGCCACAGAGGAGAAGAAGGAGCCCAAG GAACCACGAGAAGGAGTTGGGGCTATAGAGGAAGAAGCAAAGGAGAAGACCAGCGAGGCGCCCAAGAAGGATGACGAGAAAGGGAAAGACGGCGACAGCGAGAAGGAGTCAGAGAAGAGTGACGGGGACCCGATAG TTGATCCTGAGAAGGAGAAGGAGCCCaaggaagggcaggaggaagtGCTGAAGGAAGTGGTGGAGTCGGAGGGGGAAAGGAAGACGAAGGTGGAGCGTGACATCGGCGAGGGCAACCTCTCCACCGCTGCGGCCGCTGCCCTGGCTGCCGCTGCCGTGAAGGCCAAG CACTTGGCTGCCGTTGAGGAGAGGAAGATCAAATCTCTGGTGGCCCTGCTGGTGGAGACCCAGATGAAAAAGTTGGAAATCAAACTCCGGCACTTTGAAGAGCTAGAGACGATCATGGACCGGGAGCGAGAAGCA CTGGAGTATCAGAGGCAGCAGCTCCTGGCCGACAGACAAGCCTTCCACATGGAGCAGCTGAAGTACGCGGAGATGAGGGCCCGGCAGCAGCACTTCCAGCAAATGCACCAACAGCAGCAGCCGCCCCCGCAAGCCCTGCCCCCGGGCTCCCAGCCTGTCCCACCTGCGGGCGCTGCTGGGCCACCCGCTGTCCACGGCCTGGCTCTGGCTCCAGCCTCCATGGCCCCTGCCTCTGCGGGCAGTGGGGCCCCTCCCGGAAGCTTGGGCCCCTCTGAACAGATTGGGCAGGCAGGGTCAACTGCAGTGCCACAGCAGCAGCAAGCAGCTGGAGCCCCCCAGCCTGGGGCAGTCCCACCAGGGGTACCCCCCCCTGGACCCCACG GCCCCTCACCGTTCCCCAACCAACAAACTCCTCCCTCAATGATGCCAGGGGCAGTGCCAGGCAGCGGGCACCCAGGCGTGGCGG aCCCAGGCACCCCCCTGCCTCCAGACCCCACGGCCCCGAGTCCAGGCACAGTCACTCCTGTGCCGCCCACACAGTGA
- the SMARCC2 gene encoding SWI/SNF complex subunit SMARCC2 isoform X1, whose amino-acid sequence MAVRKKDGGPNVKYYEAADTVTQFDNVRLWLGKNYKKYIQAEPPTNKSLSSLVVQLLQFQEEVFGKHVSNAPLTKLPIKCFLDFKAGGSLCHILAAAYKFKSDQGWRRYDFQNPSRMDRNVEMFMTIEKSLVQNNCLSRPNIFLCPEIEPKLLGKLKDIIKRHQGTVTEDKNNASHVVYPVPGNLEEEEWVRPVMKRDKQVLLHWGYYPDSYDTWIPASEIEASVEDAPTPEKPRKVHAKWILDTDTFNEWMNEEDYEVNDDKNPVSRRKKISAKTLTDEVNSPDSDRRDKKGGNYKKRKRSPSPSPTPEAKKKNAKKGPSTPYTKSKRGHREEEQEDLTKDMDEPSPVPNVEEVTLPKTVNTKKDSESAPVKGGTMTDLDEQEDESMETTGKDEDENSTGNKGEQTKNPDLHEDNVTEQTHHIIIPSYAAWFDYNSVHAIERRALPEFFNGKNKSKTPEIYLAYRNFMIDTYRLNPQEYLTSTACRRNLAGDVCAIMRVHAFLEQWGLINYQVDAESRPTPMGPPPTSHFHVLADTPSGLVPLQPKTPQGRQVDADTKAGRKGKELDDLVPETAKGKPELQTSASQQMLNFPDKGKEKPTDMQNFGLRTDMYTKKNVPSKSKAAASATREWTEQETLLLLEALEMYKDDWNKVSEHVGSRTQDECILHFLRLPIEDPYLEDSEASLGPLAYQPIPFSQSGNPVMSTVAFLASVVDPRVASAAAKSALEEFSKMKEEVPTALVEAHVRKVEEAAKVTGKADPAFGLESSGIAGTTSDEPERIEESGTDEARAEGQATEEKKEPKEPREGVGAIEEEAKEKTSEAPKKDDEKGKDGDSEKESEKSDGDPIVDPEKEKEPKEGQEEVLKEVVESEGERKTKVERDIGEGNLSTAAAAALAAAAVKAKHLAAVEERKIKSLVALLVETQMKKLEIKLRHFEELETIMDREREALEYQRQQLLADRQAFHMEQLKYAEMRARQQHFQQMHQQQQPPPQALPPGSQPVPPAGAAGPPAVHGLALAPASMAPASAGSGAPPGSLGPSEQIGQAGSTAVPQQQQAAGAPQPGAVPPGVPPPGPHGPSPFPNQQTPPSMMPGAVPGSGHPGVAGNAPLGLPFGMPPPPPAPSIIPFGSLADSISINLPPPPNLHGHHHHLPFAPATLPPPNLPVSMANPLHPNLPATTTMPSSLPLGPGLGSAAAQSPAIVAAVQGNLLPSASPLPDPGTPLPPDPTAPSPGTVTPVPPTQ is encoded by the exons ATGGCGGTGCGGAAGAAGGACGGCGGCCCCAACGTGAAGTACTACGAGGCCGCGGACACCGTGACCCAGTTCGACAACGTGCGGCTCTGGCTCGGCAAGAACTACAAAAAG TATATACAAGCTGAACCACCTACCAACAAGTCCCTGTCTAGCCTGGTTGTACAGTTGCTACAATTTCAGGAAGAAGTTTTTGGCAAACATGTCAGCAATGCACCGCTCACTAAACTGCCG ATCAAATGTTTCCTAGATTTCAAAGCAGGAGGCTCCCTGTGCCACATACTTGCAGCTGCCTACAAATTCAAGAGTGACCAGGGATG GCGGCGTTACGATTTCCAGAATCCATCACGCATGGACCGCAACGTGGAAATGTTCATGACCATTGAGAAATCCTTGGTGCAG AATAATTGCCTGTCTCGACCTAACATTTTTCTGTGCCCAGAAATTGAACCCAAACTGCTAGGGAAATTAAAAGACATTATCAAGAGACATCAG GGAACGGTCACTGAGGATAAGAACAATGCCTCCCATGTTGTGTATCCTGTCCCAGGGAACCTGGAGGAAG AGGAATGGGTACGGCCAGTCATGAAGAGGGATAAGCAGGTTCTTCTGCACTGGGGCTACTATCCTGACAG TTACGACACGTGGATCCCAGCCAGTGAAATTGAAGCATCTGTGGAAGATGCTCCGACTCCTGAGAAACCTAGGAAG GTTCATGCAAAGTGGATCCTGGACACAGACACCttcaatgaatggatgaatgaggaAGACTATGAAGTAAATGATGACAAAAACCCTGTCTCCCGCCGAAAGAAGATTTCAGCCAAGACACTGACGGATGAG GTGAACAGCCCAGATTCGGATCGACGGGACAAGAAGGGGGGGAACTATAAGAAGAGGAAGCGCTCCCCATCCCCTTCACCGACCCCAGAAGCTAAGAAGAAGAATGCTAAGAAAGG tCCCTCAACACCTTACACCAAGTCAAAGCGTGGCCACAGAGAAGAGGAGCAAGAAGACCTGACAAAGGACATGGATGAGCCCTCACCGGTCCCCAATGTGGAAGAGGTGACATTGCCCAAGACAG TCAATACTAAGAAGGACTCGGAGTCAGCCCCAGTCAAAGGAGGCACCATGACTGACCTGG ATGAACAAGAGGATGAAAGCATGGAGACCACGGGCAAG GATGAGGATGAGAACAGCACGGGGAACAAGGGGGAGCAGACCAAGAATCCGGACCTGCATGAGGACAACGTGACCGAGCAGACGCATCACATCATCATCCCAAGCTATGCTGCGTGGTTTGACTATAACAG TGTTCATGCCATAGAGCGGAGGGCTCTCCCTGAGTTCTTCAACGGCAAGAACAAGTCCAAGACTCCAGAAAT CTACCTGGCCTATCGAAACTTCATGATCGACACTTACCGGCTGAACCCCCAAGAGTATCTCACGTCCACTGCCTGCCGCAGGAACCTGGCGGGTGATGTCTGTGCCATCATGAG AGTCCATGCCTTCCTAGAACAGTGGGGTCTTATTAACTACCAGGTGGATGCTGAGAGTCGACCAACACCAATGGGGCCTCCGCCCACCTCGCACTTCCACGTCTTGGCTGACACACCGTCTGGGCTGGTGCCTCTGCAGCCCAAGACCCCGCAG GGCCGCCAGGTTGATGCTGATACCAAGGCTGGGCGAAAGGGCAAAGAGCTGGATGACTTGGTGCCAGAGACGGCTAAGGGCAAGCCAGAGCTG CAGACCTCTGCTTCCCAGCAAATGCTCAACTTCCCTGATAAAGGCAAGGAGAAACCGACAGACATGCAGAACTTTGGGCTGCGCACGGACATGTACACAAAGAAGAACGTCCCCTCCAAG AGCAAAGCTGCGGCCAGTGCCACTCGAGAGTGGACAGAACAGGAGACCCTGCTACTCCTGGAG GCACTGGAAATGTACAAAGATGACTGGAACAAAGTATCAGAGCACGTGGGAAGCCGCACACAGGACGAATGCATCTTGCATTTTCTTCGGCTTCCCATTGAAGACCCGTACCTGGAGGACTCAGAGGCCTCCCTGGGCCCCCTGGCCTACCAACCCATCCCCTTCAGCCAGTCCGGCAACCCTGTGATGAGCACCGTTGCCTTCCTGGCCTCTGTCGTCGACCCTCGAGTGGCCTCCGCTGCTGCGAAGTCAGCCCTAG AAGAGTTCTCCAAAATGAAGGAAGAGGTACCCACAGCTTTGGTGGAGGCCCACGTTCGGAAAGTGGAAGAAGCAGCCAAAGTGACAGGCAAAGCAGACCCAGCCTTTGGTCTGGAAAGCAGTGGCATTGCAGGAACCACCTCTGATGAGCCTGAGCGGATTG AGGAGAGCGGGACTGACGAGGCGCGGGCGGAGGGCCAGGCCACAGAGGAGAAGAAGGAGCCCAAG GAACCACGAGAAGGAGTTGGGGCTATAGAGGAAGAAGCAAAGGAGAAGACCAGCGAGGCGCCCAAGAAGGATGACGAGAAAGGGAAAGACGGCGACAGCGAGAAGGAGTCAGAGAAGAGTGACGGGGACCCGATAG TTGATCCTGAGAAGGAGAAGGAGCCCaaggaagggcaggaggaagtGCTGAAGGAAGTGGTGGAGTCGGAGGGGGAAAGGAAGACGAAGGTGGAGCGTGACATCGGCGAGGGCAACCTCTCCACCGCTGCGGCCGCTGCCCTGGCTGCCGCTGCCGTGAAGGCCAAG CACTTGGCTGCCGTTGAGGAGAGGAAGATCAAATCTCTGGTGGCCCTGCTGGTGGAGACCCAGATGAAAAAGTTGGAAATCAAACTCCGGCACTTTGAAGAGCTAGAGACGATCATGGACCGGGAGCGAGAAGCA CTGGAGTATCAGAGGCAGCAGCTCCTGGCCGACAGACAAGCCTTCCACATGGAGCAGCTGAAGTACGCGGAGATGAGGGCCCGGCAGCAGCACTTCCAGCAAATGCACCAACAGCAGCAGCCGCCCCCGCAAGCCCTGCCCCCGGGCTCCCAGCCTGTCCCACCTGCGGGCGCTGCTGGGCCACCCGCTGTCCACGGCCTGGCTCTGGCTCCAGCCTCCATGGCCCCTGCCTCTGCGGGCAGTGGGGCCCCTCCCGGAAGCTTGGGCCCCTCTGAACAGATTGGGCAGGCAGGGTCAACTGCAGTGCCACAGCAGCAGCAAGCAGCTGGAGCCCCCCAGCCTGGGGCAGTCCCACCAGGGGTACCCCCCCCTGGACCCCACG GCCCCTCACCGTTCCCCAACCAACAAACTCCTCCCTCAATGATGCCAGGGGCAGTGCCAGGCAGCGGGCACCCAGGCGTGGCGGGTAATGCTCCTTTGGGTTTGCCTTTTGGCATGCCGCCTCCCCCCCCTGCTCCATCCATCATCCCATTTGGTAGCCTAGCCGACTCCATCAGTATTAACCTCCCCCCTCCTCCTAACCTGCATGGGCATCACCACCATCTCCCGTTTGCCCCGGCCACTCTCCCCCCCCCTAACCTGCCTGTGTCCATGGCGAACCCTCTACATCCTAACCTGCCGGCGACCACCACCATGCCATCTTCTTTGCCTCTTGGGCCGGGGCTCGGATCCGCCGCAGCCCAGAGCCCTGCCATTGTGGCAGCTGTTCAGGGCAACCTCCTGCCCAGTGCCAGCCCACTGCCAG aCCCAGGCACCCCCCTGCCTCCAGACCCCACGGCCCCGAGTCCAGGCACAGTCACTCCTGTGCCGCCCACACAGTGA